Genomic window (bacterium):
GGAGCGCGCGCCGGACGCTACTCGGCTCCATCGCGGCGCGCCGGGCGATCGCCGCCGCCGGCACCGCGTCTCCGATCGGACTCAACGCGGCGTACGCCGCCATTGCCGGCGCCGCCGCGGCGCGGCCGGGATCGGCCAGCGAGGCGAGCGCGATCGACGACAGCGTGTGCTTGAGGCGGACGTAGCTCACCCGGCGAGGCGCCCGAACGTCCGGATCCGATCGGCCAGGGCCTCCGGGGATGTGGCGGGCTCCGCGCATTCGGTGGCGGTGCAGGCGTACGCGCGCGGTGCCGCCGCGGCTCCGGTGGTCGCATCGCCGTCCGCCACCACGGCCGGCAGCCGTCCCGCCGTGCCCCCTGTCGGGGACAGGCCGTCGCCCGCGGGATCGTAGAGCTGCACGACGAGCCCGTGCCGGTAGGTTCCGAGCGCGGCCGCGTGCAGCGCGCGGGTCCGAGGATCCCCGCGGGGACCCACGACGACGACGTGCAGCGGGGGCGCAAGGTGCGTTTCGAGCGCGAGGCCGACCGTCGCCGCAAACAGACCCTGCTCCACGCGGCCCGGCGCGCACGCGCGGAGCGCACGCCCGGCCTCGTCGCGGTACCGCCCGTCCCCCGTGAGCGCCCCCAGCCGTTCGAGGGCCTGGATCGCAACGCCGTTCCCGGACGGGGTCGGCGCGTCTTGCACCGGCACGTACGGCAGCCCGAGCCCGCCCGGAGCGCTGCGGCCCGCGACGCGGTTCCGGGCGACGTCGTAGAACGCCCCCGACGGCGGGCGAAACTCGTCGAGGACGTAGTCCATCGTCTCGATCGCGCAGCGCAGGTAGCGCGGCTCGCCCGTGTGCTCGAATCCGTCGAGCAGCGCGGCCGCCATGTGCACCTGGTCGTCGAGGAGGCCCCCGACGCTGCCGGCATCGCCGACGACATGGCGGAAGCCGCGGCCCGCGCCGTCTCCCGGCGGGCGGGCGCGGTCGGGTGCCGGGCCGGGCGCATATGCGTCGCGGATGACGCGCTCGAGCGCCCGGACCGCGTCGGCGGCCACCCCATCAAGCCCGGGAAGGCGCGACGCGGCAAAGAACGCCGAGATCATCATGCCGTTCCAGCCGGCGTAGATCGTGCGATCTACGAACGGTGCGGGCCGCGCCGCGCGCGCCGCCAGCAGCCGCCCCCGAACCCGCGCCAGGAGGGCGAGGACCTCGTCGACCGGGCGCGTGAGCAACGCGGCGATGACGTCGGGATCCTTGTCGACGTAGAGCACGTGCCGGCGCGGGTCGTGGTGCATCTCCCCCGGTCCGTCGAGATGGTACCGCAGCGCGGCCGCCGCCAGCTCGTCGGCGGAGAGGGCCGTCGCCGCTTCGTCCCGCGTCCACGTGTAGTAGTCCCCGTCGTCGTGCAGCGAGATGTCGGCGTCCTGGCTCGTGTAGAAGCCGCCGTCCGCGTCCATGAGCGTTCCGCGGACGTAGCCGACGATGCCCTCCGCCGTCTCGCGAAACAGCGGGTTGCCGCCCGCCCGAAACGCGCCCGCGTAGTTTGCGAGCAGCCCGGCGTTGTCGTAGAGCATCTTTTCGAAGTGCGGGACGATCCAGGCGGCATCGACCGAGTACCGGTGGAAGCCGCCGCCGAGCTGGTCGTAGACGCCGCCGCGGGCCATCCGCTCGAGCGTCCGCGCGACGATCGACAACAGCTCGGGATCCCGGCTTTGCTCGTGCCGCCGGAGCAGCAGCTCGAGCGCGCTTGGGTGCGGAAACTTGGGCGCGCCGCCGAACCCGCCGTGGCCGGGATCGAACTGTCGGGTGATGTCGGCGACCGCGGCGGAGACGAGACCCGGGGTCAGGACCTCGCCGGTGTCCCGCACGTCCCCGAGGCGGTGGAGCGCCTGATAGAGCTCGCCGGCATACGCGTGCGCCTGATCACGGTGGGTCCGATAGAACTCCGCGACCGAGCGGAGCACCTGCTTGAACCCCGGGCGGCCCTGTCCCGCGTCCGGCGGAAAGTACGTCCCGCCGAAGAACACCCGCCCTTCCGGCGTCAGAAACGCGGTGAGCGGCCATCCGCCCTGCCCCGTGATCGCGGCCACCGCGTTCTGGTAGCGGACGTCCACGTCGGGCCGCTCGTCGCGGTCCACCTTCACGGGGACGAAATGGGCGTTGATGATCGCCGCGGTGTCCGGATCGTCGTAGGACTCGCGGTCGATCACGTGACACCAGTGGCACCACACCGCGCCGATGTCGAGAAGGATCGGCCGGTCCTCGGTGCGGGCGCGATCGAAGGCCGCGTCCCCCCACGGATACCAATCGACCGGTTGGTGGGCGGCCGAGATCAAATAGGCGCTGCGGGCGCCGGCGAGATGGTTCGCCATGGAGTCCTCAGGGTGATTATACCGAAGCCGATACGGAGACGGAAAAATTCGGGAGGCGCTCACCGCCCCGGCGTGTCACCGTCTTCGGCTCTCGCCGCCGGTGCCTACTGCCCGCCAGCCGTTCTCCGGAGTTACCCCCGAAGTACGCTTGACCAGCTTTCGGCGTCCACGTGCGCGAGCGTTTGAGTCGGCTACCTTGCCGGAGGGCTTGCGCCTCCAGAAAGATTTGTACCATACCCATCGCGTGCGCGCAATCCGGAAACTTCGTTCGCTGAATATCGGGATAATGTGGACAACAACGTGTGGATAACAACGCCCCGCCGACCCGGCGCTACGAACCGCTGCTTTTTTCGACGAAATTCAAGCGCAGCGTGGTCAACAGCGCTTCGGTCTCGCGGCGGACCCGGTCGTCGAGATGCGGCTTCGCTCCTTCCAGAAGCGCGGAAAACGCGTCGATGGCCGCTCGGGCGTCCGGAAGGTCGCGTTCGATCTTGCCGCTGAGGGGATTCGGGACGAGGCCCATCCCCTGCCACGCCTTCGCGCCGAGGACGCCGAGCATCCACACCAGGAGTTCTCGGGTCGGGACGGCCTCGAGCGGAACGGCCTGCTGACGCGGCGACTCCGCCGCGCTGTCGCCGGGGGCGGCGTGTTCCGGGCCCGGTTCCTCCGGCGCCGAATCTCGCCCTGGTGGTTCTTCAACCACGGCCATCACCTCGGGTCGCCTGGCGCGTCATACGGCGAGCCGCTCGAGCGTCCGGCACAGCACCTGCGTGCCGCGCGCCGCGTCCTCCCATGACGTGTGTTCGTCCGGCGAGTGACTAATGCCTCGGTCGCTCGGCACGAAAATCATGCCCGTGGGGACGCGGACGCCCAGAATCTTGGCGTCGTGTCCCGCCCAGCTCGGCATCGTAATGATCGGCCATCCAAGATCGCCCGCCGCGCCGACGATGGCCGCGCGGACGCCCGTGTCCAGCGGAACCGGCGGCTCGGAGCGCCAGGTGCCGGTCGCGAGATCGAGGCCGAAGCGCTCCGCCGACGCCCTCCCGGCCGCCTCGACGCCGGCGCGCAGATCGTCGAGGACCGATGCATCGGCGCTGCGCAGCTCCACGGTCATCTCGGCGCCTCCCGGGATCACGTTCGTCGCGCCGGGCGACACCGCGAGGCGGCCGACCGTGGCGACGGCGCGTCCCCCCGTGTCGCGGGCCAGCGTCCGCACGTGCGCCACGAGGTCGGCGGCACCCCACAGCGCATCGCGACGCGCGTCCATCGGCGTCGTGCCGGCATGGTTCGCCTGCCCGCGGAACGTAAGCGTGGCGCGCGCGATGCCGACGATCGCTTCAACCGCCGCGAGCGGCGCTCCGCGCGAGGCCAGGACCGGACCTTGCTCGATGTGGAGCTCGAGATAGGCGGCCATCGCCGGCGGGAGCGGAGCGCGGGCGACGCCCGGGTCGAACTTCCGCAGCCGCTCGGCGGCCGTGATACCGTCGCGATCGTGGATCGTTTCGGACGAAGGGGCGCGGCCGACGGCGGCGAGCGACCCGAGGCAGCCGACCCCGAACGATGTGCCCTCCTCTTCGGCGAAGGCGAGCAGCAGAAGCGGCCGGGCGAGCCGGAGTCCGGCGTCGCGGACGGCCTGCGCCGCCTCGACGGCCGCCACGACGCCGAGCGCGCCGTCGAACATGCCCCCGTTCGGGACCGTGTCGAGATGCGACCCGGCGGCGATGGGCCCGCGCGTCTCGTCTGCACCCGGCACCAGACCATGAAGGTTGCCCCACTCGTCCACGCCGGGCCGGCCGCCGGCGTCCGCCATCCACCCGGCGGCGAGCCGGACCGCGGCCGCGTGCTCGGCGCGATACGACAGGCGGGTAACGCCGCCCTCGGAGGTACGCCCGATCTCGGCGAGCATTTTCAGCCTGCGGCGGAGTCGCCCCGCGTCGATGGTCACCGGCATGCGATGCGCCTCCGACGGCCGCCCGTGAGCCCGGCCTCCGCGCCTCAGCGGGTTCGCGGATCCCAGATTTCGCGAATGCCGTCGCCGGCGACGTTGACGGCGAACACCGTGACGGCGATCGCGACGCCGGGCCAGATCGACAGCCACGGCGCCTGCGTCAGGTACTGCTGCGCGGCGTTCAGCATCGAGCCCCACGACGGCGTGGGCGGCTGCGTCCCGAGTCCGAGGAAGCTCAGGGTCGCTTCGGTCAGGATCGCGCCGGCGACGTTGAGGGAGCCCTGCACGACGATCGGCGCGACGCTGTTGGGCAAGAGGTGCCGCCAGATGATCCGCCGGTCCGCGGCGCCCATCGCGCGGGCCGCCTGGATGTACTCCCGCCCCCGCTCCGAGAGCACCTGCGCGCGCATGATGCGCATGAAGACCGG
Coding sequences:
- a CDS encoding DUF1844 domain-containing protein, which produces MVEEPPGRDSAPEEPGPEHAAPGDSAAESPRQQAVPLEAVPTRELLVWMLGVLGAKAWQGMGLVPNPLSGKIERDLPDARAAIDAFSALLEGAKPHLDDRVRRETEALLTTLRLNFVEKSSGS
- a CDS encoding Zn-dependent hydrolase is translated as MPVTIDAGRLRRRLKMLAEIGRTSEGGVTRLSYRAEHAAAVRLAAGWMADAGGRPGVDEWGNLHGLVPGADETRGPIAAGSHLDTVPNGGMFDGALGVVAAVEAAQAVRDAGLRLARPLLLLAFAEEEGTSFGVGCLGSLAAVGRAPSSETIHDRDGITAAERLRKFDPGVARAPLPPAMAAYLELHIEQGPVLASRGAPLAAVEAIVGIARATLTFRGQANHAGTTPMDARRDALWGAADLVAHVRTLARDTGGRAVATVGRLAVSPGATNVIPGGAEMTVELRSADASVLDDLRAGVEAAGRASAERFGLDLATGTWRSEPPVPLDTGVRAAIVGAAGDLGWPIITMPSWAGHDAKILGVRVPTGMIFVPSDRGISHSPDEHTSWEDAARGTQVLCRTLERLAV
- a CDS encoding thioredoxin domain-containing protein, translating into MANHLAGARSAYLISAAHQPVDWYPWGDAAFDRARTEDRPILLDIGAVWCHWCHVIDRESYDDPDTAAIINAHFVPVKVDRDERPDVDVRYQNAVAAITGQGGWPLTAFLTPEGRVFFGGTYFPPDAGQGRPGFKQVLRSVAEFYRTHRDQAHAYAGELYQALHRLGDVRDTGEVLTPGLVSAAVADITRQFDPGHGGFGGAPKFPHPSALELLLRRHEQSRDPELLSIVARTLERMARGGVYDQLGGGFHRYSVDAAWIVPHFEKMLYDNAGLLANYAGAFRAGGNPLFRETAEGIVGYVRGTLMDADGGFYTSQDADISLHDDGDYYTWTRDEAATALSADELAAAALRYHLDGPGEMHHDPRRHVLYVDKDPDVIAALLTRPVDEVLALLARVRGRLLAARAARPAPFVDRTIYAGWNGMMISAFFAASRLPGLDGVAADAVRALERVIRDAYAPGPAPDRARPPGDGAGRGFRHVVGDAGSVGGLLDDQVHMAAALLDGFEHTGEPRYLRCAIETMDYVLDEFRPPSGAFYDVARNRVAGRSAPGGLGLPYVPVQDAPTPSGNGVAIQALERLGALTGDGRYRDEAGRALRACAPGRVEQGLFAATVGLALETHLAPPLHVVVVGPRGDPRTRALHAAALGTYRHGLVVQLYDPAGDGLSPTGGTAGRLPAVVADGDATTGAAAAPRAYACTATECAEPATSPEALADRIRTFGRLAG